The genomic interval TCCTGAAACGGACGGTAGAGGTTTTCGGAGATCGGTTGGCTCAACATCACATCCAGGTCATCCTGGAGTTGGGATCGCCTCCGGGAACCACACTGTTGGGAGATCCGAATCGGCTGGAGCGGCTGTTTTCAAATCTATTGGAGAACGCGTTGCGGTACGTGGACAAGCCCGGGACCCTGAGGATTCTCAGCCGACAGACCGAAACCGAACTTACGCTGAATTTCGACGATTCGGGGCCCGGTGTGCCCGATTCGTCATTACCACGCCTGTTTGACAGGCTTTATCGGGTGGACTCATCCCGAAGCCGTTCCAAAGGCGGAAGCGGATTAGGCCTTGCGATCTGTAAGGATATTGTCGAAAGCCACGGGGGTAAGATCGCGGCCTTGAACGCTCCAACCGACGGGCTCAGAATTCAGATGGTATTCCCCCTGCAGCGGACAGACGAGAAACTCAGGCAATAGGAATTCAGGAGCCGGCGACATGGACGAACGCATTCTCATCGTTGAGGACGAGACGCGGATAGCCGCTCTTCTCAGAGACTATCTGCAGAACGCGGGATATACCGCTTCTCTCCTGGAACGCGGCGATCAGGTGATCGGCTGCGTCAGACAGTATCTCCCGGATCTGATCCTGCTCGATATCATGCTGCCGGGGTTGGACGGTATAGAAATCTGTCGGGAGATCAGGAAGTTCTCCGGCGTTCCCATCATTATGATCACCGCGCGAGTGGAAGAAGTGGATCGTTTGATCGGATTGGAATTAGGGGCGGACGATTATATTTGTAAGCCTTTCAGCCCGAGGGAAGTCGTAGCGCGTGTGAAAGCGGTTCTGCGTCGAGTCGGCTCCAAACCCTTCGAAGAAAAAATGGTGGTCGGACCCATATCCGTGGATAAGAAGAAACGCCGGGTGATGATCCATGATGAGGAAATAAAGCTCACTCCCAACGAGTTTACGCTGCTATGGGTTATGATGGCGCACCCGGATCGGGTGTTTACCAGGAATGAACTGATCGATTCCGTTCAGGGGTATAATTTTGACGGATACGATCGGACCATCGATACGCATGTGAAGAACTTGCGTAAAAAACTGGCGGCGCTTCTCCCCGACCGCGAGGTCATAGGCGCCGTTTACGG from Deltaproteobacteria bacterium carries:
- a CDS encoding response regulator, translated to MDERILIVEDETRIAALLRDYLQNAGYTASLLERGDQVIGCVRQYLPDLILLDIMLPGLDGIEICREIRKFSGVPIIMITARVEEVDRLIGLELGADDYICKPFSPREVVARVKAVLRRVGSKPFEEKMVVGPISVDKKKRRVMIHDEEIKLTPNEFTLLWVMMAHPDRVFTRNELIDSVQGYNFDGYDRTIDTHVKNLRKKLAALLPDREVIGAVYGVGYRMNGKI